From the Chryseobacterium fluminis genome, the window GATGCCGAGATTTTATTATTAGGAAATCTTCACCCCGGCGTACAGCTGTCAGTTCTGGAAAAAATGAACGAGCGTCCAAAACTGGTTATTCTTGATACCATGAATTTCTGGATGGATTCTGCATGGGATATTCTGATGGATATGATTGCTAAAACAGACGTGATCACCATTAATGATGAAGAAGCAAGACAGCTTTCAGGAGAATACTCTCTGGTAAAAGCGGCTAAAAAGATCCATACCATGGGACCGGAATATGTGATCATTAAGAAAGGAGAACACGGAGCCTTACTTTTCCATGATGGTAAAGTATTTGCGATTCCGGCCCTTCCGCTGGAAGAAGTTTTTGATCCGACCGGAGCAGGAGATACGTTTGCAGGTGGTTTTGCCGCTTACTTAGCCAAAAAAGAAAAAATAGATTTCGAAACCATGAAGTCAGCCTTAATCGTAGGTTCAGCCATGGCCTCTTTCACCGTAGAAAAATTCGGAACAGAAAGAATCCAGGAGGTTAGCGAAGCCGATATGTTCAGCAGATTGAGACAATTCAAAGAATTAACGACTTTCGATGTAGAAGTACAGTAAATACTTCTTTTTAAGAAATATTTATAATAAAAAATTTAGTGTGATTCATTAAGAATTCTAAATTTGCAACTTGTTTAAAATAGTAAAATGATAAATAAACTAAAGATCACTTTTCTTTTTGCAGTTTTTGTGATGCTGTTGACTTCAAACAGCATGAAAGCTCAGGTTAAACCGGGAGAACTAGTGGATGGTATTGCTGCTGTAATCGGTGATGAGATTGTTTTGGAGTCTGATGTAAATGAGCAGATGAATTATGCAAAACAGCAGGGCGCTTCTAATATTGATAAATGTGACTTCCTGGAAAATCTTCTTAACAATAAACTTCTGGTATACGAAGCAAAAAAAGATACTTTGATTGAAAACCGGTCTGCTGCCATCAAAGAGCAGGCAAATGGTAAATATCAACAGTTGCTTTCTCAGTTCCCCGATGAAAAATCGATGTTGGCGGCTTATAAGTTCAGAACAGGGTATGAGATGAAAAACGCGATCGAAAAGATCGATACCGATACCTATTACGGACAGGCAAAATATCAGAGGGTTACAGAAAAAGCTGACGTTACCCCCAATGAGGTAACCGATTTTTATACGACTTATAAAATGCAGCTACCGGAGATCAAGGATGAAGTATCATTAGCTCAGATCATGATGTATCCGAAGCTTACAGAAGCTCATAAACAGGATCTTATAAACAGACTGAAGAAGATAAAACAGGACATTGCAGGAGGAGAGACGTTTGAAAGCCAGGCGAGAATCTATTCCGAAGATCCGGGTTCTGCTTCCACCGGAGGTCTGATGAAGAATATTTCAAAAGGACAGATGGTAAAACCATTTGAAGCTGCGGCATTAAATCTTCAGGAAGGTGAAATTTCCGACCCTATCGAAACGGAATTCGGATACCATATCATCCAATTGACCAGAAAGTCGGGAAAGATCTATGATGCAAGACATATTCTTCTAATGGCAACCCCTACTGATGATGAGGTGAAAACAGCCAAGACAAAACTGGACAGTATCAGAACTTTAATCGTTGACGGAAAAATGACATTTA encodes:
- a CDS encoding peptidylprolyl isomerase — encoded protein: MINKLKITFLFAVFVMLLTSNSMKAQVKPGELVDGIAAVIGDEIVLESDVNEQMNYAKQQGASNIDKCDFLENLLNNKLLVYEAKKDTLIENRSAAIKEQANGKYQQLLSQFPDEKSMLAAYKFRTGYEMKNAIEKIDTDTYYGQAKYQRVTEKADVTPNEVTDFYTTYKMQLPEIKDEVSLAQIMMYPKLTEAHKQDLINRLKKIKQDIAGGETFESQARIYSEDPGSASTGGLMKNISKGQMVKPFEAAALNLQEGEISDPIETEFGYHIIQLTRKSGKIYDARHILLMATPTDDEVKTAKTKLDSIRTLIVDGKMTFKDATFRFSDDKRTKFNAGLIPGADGSSKIERESVPGTISYELAGLNKGDITTAFDDEDERKRKVVKIIKIEDVIPAHQIKLESDYDRIKQMALNKKKNEMIEKFVNSRLSTTFISIDGRYDSCQFKGNWKKDAIKK
- a CDS encoding PfkB family carbohydrate kinase, which gives rise to MKLLVVGSVAFDAIETPFGKTDKILGGAATYIGITSSILGVKSGIVSVVGGDFPQEHLDMFTDRDVNIEGIEIVKDGKTFFWSGKYHNDLNTRDTLATEVNVLENFDPKIPDSMQDAEILLLGNLHPGVQLSVLEKMNERPKLVILDTMNFWMDSAWDILMDMIAKTDVITINDEEARQLSGEYSLVKAAKKIHTMGPEYVIIKKGEHGALLFHDGKVFAIPALPLEEVFDPTGAGDTFAGGFAAYLAKKEKIDFETMKSALIVGSAMASFTVEKFGTERIQEVSEADMFSRLRQFKELTTFDVEVQ